A part of Babylonia areolata isolate BAREFJ2019XMU chromosome 6, ASM4173473v1, whole genome shotgun sequence genomic DNA contains:
- the LOC143282906 gene encoding ADP-ribose glycohydrolase OARD1-like yields MFCVAATVSRLYTFSSFGTQCPVFKAKQCFYRMAAAASQKFQLLDKQGDLFSCPSTDGLVHCVSKDLKMGKGIAVIFKNKFGGLDELKAQGKDVGDVAVLKRDDRFVYYLITKPHHYDKPTYDTLRASLKAMKSHCQEHQVSSLSMPRIGCGLDKLEWDKVSDVVKEVFGDTAMAITVYTI; encoded by the exons ATGTTCTGCGTCGCTGCAACAGTTTCGAGGTTGTacacattttcatcatttggTACTCAGTGTCCAGTTTTCAAAGCGAAACAGTGCTTCTACagaatggcagcagcagcaagccaG AAATTCCAGTTGTTGGACAAACAAGGCGATCTGTTTTCTTGCCCATCTACAGATGGTCTTGTGCACTGTGTCAGCAAAGATTTGAAAATGGGCAAAGGCATTGCTGTCATCTTTAAGAACAAATTTGGCGGGCTTGATGAACTCAAGGCACAAG GAAAAGATGTTGGAGACGTTGCTGTCCTCAAAAGAGATGATCGTTTCGTGTATTACCTCATCACTAAGCCGCACCACTATGACAAACCGACCTATGACACGCTCAGAGCTTCTCTGAAAGCCATGAAGTCCCACTGCCAGGAACACCAAGTGTCCAGTCTGTCCATGCCCCGGATTGGGTGTGGTCTCGACAAACTGGAGTGGGACAAAGTGTCAGATGTGGTGAAAGAAGTCTTTGGTGATACTGCTATGGCAATCACTGTTTACACCATCTAA
- the LOC143283491 gene encoding uncharacterized protein LOC143283491 encodes MAPPQVDLSKKQPLEDVQGWAEKVGEQKLPPLPPLAPSAPVAVETGTTVGGRRVLAKRRCKKLIIGIVIGAVIATAITVGAFMAHRHHRHHDEVTEVTGLGEEGGGVGMEAWGAWLF; translated from the exons ATGGCACCTCCGCAAGTGGATCTGTCCAAGAAACAGCCTTTGGAAGATGTGCAGGGATGG gcGGAGAAGGTGGGTGAGCAGAAGCtgcccccactgcccccactGGCCCCCTCCGCCCCGGTGGCCGTGGAGACTGGAACCACGGTGGGCGGCAGGCGAGTGCTCGCCAAACGTCGCTGCAAGAAGCTCATCATCGGCATCGTCATCGGCGCCGTCATCGCCACCGCCATCACCGTTGGCGCCTTTATGGCTCATCGCCATCACCGCCACCATGATGAGGTGACGGAGGTCACGGGgttgggagaggaaggaggaggggtggggatggaggcgTGGGGAGCTTGGTTGTTTTAG